The proteins below are encoded in one region of Myxococcales bacterium:
- a CDS encoding PAS domain S-box protein has translation MHAEGTRLFDTTGFVPRWNCGVWSHGLGWVHIVSDLVTFAAYFLIPATIAYFAFQRRDIQFRSIYILFGLFILSCGTVHLVEAIIFWAPIYRFSAFVKSITAVISVASLVALFFVAPKALRLPGYKALYEEIRVNENRYRSLVRATNAVVWTADKNGELVTVQNSWNAYTGQSFDKSKGFGWLDRIHQDDQKRVQESWEQACATGDQYFVEGRIWSEEHHSYRHFEARAVPIKDTSSEIVEWVGAIRDTEDEKLLEIDKIDANELASVALESVTCGLVIANQNGIIKRVNSQLTDMLGYNADEIVGQTIEKLVPTKSRETHTKSRNLFFESPSKRAIGQNRDLVALASSGKEIPVEVGLNPLQYRGELHAVATIVDIAERKRTEAALRGYANQLKIANEDLDQFVHAASHDLKEPIRGISTYCGFILEDHAEQMNAELRDMVKKIETLAHRTHNMISGILNFRRLHEQLENSPACELREIIAIAKETLIAQLSHEQVLFKIQPHLPVVMGAKTELVSVFQNLISNGIKYNNNEEKVIEVGCKSSEDGKEALIWLRDNGMGIDKKHTGNLFKLFKRLPNARGKEEGTGVGLAFAKRIIERHGGTIWLESQVNEGTTFFFTLPLAAPA, from the coding sequence ATGCATGCTGAAGGGACCCGTCTATTTGATACTACGGGCTTTGTTCCTCGTTGGAATTGCGGAGTCTGGAGCCACGGTCTTGGATGGGTTCACATTGTTTCTGATCTTGTTACCTTTGCTGCCTACTTTCTGATTCCTGCCACAATTGCTTATTTTGCGTTTCAGAGGCGAGACATTCAATTCCGTAGTATCTACATTCTTTTCGGACTATTTATATTGAGTTGCGGAACGGTTCATTTAGTCGAAGCTATTATTTTCTGGGCTCCCATCTATCGATTTTCAGCGTTCGTAAAGTCCATAACGGCAGTGATTTCTGTAGCTAGTCTAGTTGCTTTGTTTTTTGTAGCGCCAAAAGCACTTCGTTTACCGGGATACAAAGCCTTGTATGAAGAGATTCGGGTAAATGAAAACAGATACCGTTCCTTAGTGAGGGCAACAAACGCTGTTGTGTGGACCGCAGATAAAAATGGCGAGCTCGTCACTGTTCAAAACTCTTGGAATGCCTACACCGGTCAAAGCTTTGATAAATCCAAAGGCTTTGGCTGGCTCGACAGGATTCATCAAGATGACCAAAAGAGAGTACAGGAGAGCTGGGAGCAAGCATGCGCAACAGGAGATCAGTATTTCGTGGAAGGTCGAATTTGGAGCGAAGAGCACCATAGCTATCGGCACTTTGAAGCGCGTGCCGTTCCAATAAAAGACACTTCTTCGGAAATCGTCGAATGGGTTGGTGCAATTCGAGACACCGAGGACGAAAAGCTCCTTGAAATAGACAAGATCGATGCCAACGAACTAGCATCTGTTGCCCTCGAGTCTGTGACATGTGGTCTTGTTATTGCGAATCAAAACGGAATAATTAAACGGGTGAACTCTCAACTTACCGATATGCTCGGCTACAATGCAGATGAGATCGTAGGACAGACGATCGAAAAGCTTGTCCCAACGAAAAGCAGAGAAACGCACACAAAAAGTCGTAATCTGTTTTTCGAGAGTCCGAGCAAGCGCGCTATCGGACAGAACCGTGACTTAGTAGCCCTTGCATCCAGCGGTAAGGAAATTCCCGTGGAGGTGGGACTTAACCCCCTACAGTATCGTGGTGAATTGCATGCCGTTGCCACAATCGTTGATATAGCAGAGCGAAAGAGAACAGAAGCTGCCTTAAGGGGATACGCAAACCAGCTCAAGATTGCCAACGAGGATCTCGACCAATTCGTCCACGCGGCATCGCATGATCTAAAAGAACCCATTCGCGGCATCAGTACCTATTGTGGTTTTATTCTAGAAGATCACGCTGAACAGATGAATGCCGAACTTCGTGACATGGTAAAGAAAATCGAAACCCTCGCACACCGAACACACAATATGATCAGCGGCATCCTTAACTTCCGACGGCTACATGAGCAATTAGAGAATTCCCCAGCATGCGAATTACGAGAAATAATTGCCATTGCAAAAGAAACGCTCATAGCACAATTAAGTCATGAGCAGGTATTGTTCAAGATTCAACCTCATCTTCCCGTGGTAATGGGCGCGAAAACAGAACTCGTAAGTGTATTTCAAAACCTGATTAGCAATGGAATCAAATACAACAACAATGAGGAAAAGGTCATTGAAGTCGGCTGCAAATCGTCTGAGGATGGAAAAGAGGCGCTCATATGGCTACGCGATAACGGTATGGGTATCGATAAAAAACACACCGGCAATTTATTTAAACTATTTAAGCGTTTACCAAATGCACGGGGCAAAGAGGAAGGCACAGGTGTGGGCCTAGCCTTTGCAAAGCGCATCATCGAACGTCATGGTGGCACTATCTGGCTTGAGTCACAGGTCAACGAAGGAACTACTTTCTTTTTCACCCTTCCATTAGCGGCACCTGCATAG